The genomic DNA CGGCGAAGCACTGATCACCGCACCCGGTTTGCCGCTCAGGCAACTCTGGCCGTAGGGACGCGAGCCCACATCAATGGCATTTTTCAACGGTGCCGGCACCGAACGGTTGTACTCCGGCGTGACGAACAACAAGGCGTCGGCCGCGCCCACCTGCTGACGGAAAGTACTGTAGGCTGCCGGAGGGGAAACATCGATGTCTTCGTTGTAGAGCGGCAACTCGCCGATCTCGATGATATCCAGCTTGAGGTTGGCGGGCGCCAGGTCCTCCAGTGCCAGCGCGACCTTGCGGTTGATCGATGCCTTGCGCAGGCTGCCCACCAAAACGGCCACTTTGTAGACATTACTCATGAGAGGCTTCTCGACTGTCGGCTCAAAGGAGCCTGTAGTTATAGATGATCGGGGTGACAATTGGACCAGCGGAGCGACAAAAATCGGCCGGCTGGACTATTTTTTTCATGTAGGAAAACTTACCGCGCTTGACCAAGGTCTACAGAACCGCAAATCGAGTGATTTATTTCCAGAGGTTCTAAGCAATGGCAGCAGTACTTGTCGGACAATTTCATGCGCGGGACGCCGAAGGTCGCGTCTATTCGGTGCATGAGTTCCAGGAATCGACCCCGTCGCCCGACGGAAACGGCAAGGAGCCTGTCACTACCTATAAATTGGCTATCGGTGATCGAGTCAGCAAACTCGACGACGACAAATTTATTCTGGTGCAATCTCAAATCGAATTGACGCGCGAACCGGAAACGCCACTGCCAACTCAGACGCCCACTGAAACGCAAATAGCTTCATAACCGTTGGTTATGAGCAGAAGTCATGCCCGGACTTGGGTTAGGATTCAGCCACTCAATGGCTCACCCGCCGAACATGGACTTCTTGCATGCGTTTACGCCACATCGAAGTGATTCAGGCGCTGCTGCAGACCGGCCACCTCGGCACGGCGGCCGAATGGCTGCAACTGCCGGTGGCGGAGGTCGAGGCGATCCTGCGCGATGCCGAGGCCCAGTTGGGCTTCATGCTGTTTGCCAGCGTGCGCGGGCGCTTGCAGGCCACCCGGGAAACCCTTGAATTGCGCGACGGCATCACGCGGGTGTACGACACCCTTGAACCGGTACAGCGCCTGGCCAGCAGCCTGAAACATCATCAGGCAACGCCCTTGCGCATTATCTGCACTCCACCGCTGGCCCAGCAGTTGCTACCCCAGAGCATCGCCGCCTTGCGTCGGCGCCATCCGGATGTGCCGTGCACCCTGCTCAGTCGACCGACCCGGGACATCGTCCACAGCCTACTGTTGCGCGAAAGCGACCTGGGCCTGAGCCTGCACGACCCCGAACACCCCGACATCCATTGCCAGATGATCGCCCAAGGCAAACTGCAATTGCTCGCGCCCCACGGCTGGCTGCAACCCCGGCAAAAATACATTTCGCTTCAGGACCTGGCGGGCCAGCCGTTGGTGGGTCTGGATGGCCATGACCCGCTGAGCCCTGCGTTCGAGCATAAACTGGCGGCGCTGCGTCCCGCACCCATGATCCAGATCCGCGTTCAGACCCACCAGATGATGCGCGCCATGGTCGAGGCC from Pseudomonas beijingensis includes the following:
- a CDS encoding LysR family transcriptional regulator; the encoded protein is MRLRHIEVIQALLQTGHLGTAAEWLQLPVAEVEAILRDAEAQLGFMLFASVRGRLQATRETLELRDGITRVYDTLEPVQRLASSLKHHQATPLRIICTPPLAQQLLPQSIAALRRRHPDVPCTLLSRPTRDIVHSLLLRESDLGLSLHDPEHPDIHCQMIAQGKLQLLAPHGWLQPRQKYISLQDLAGQPLVGLDGHDPLSPAFEHKLAALRPAPMIQIRVQTHQMMRAMVEAGEGLAIVDPFTASGAKGGGLDVCPVSPAIAIGLYALSLNGAPSSPALQSLLERVTEQAEALLSH
- a CDS encoding NADPH-dependent FMN reductase produces the protein MSNVYKVAVLVGSLRKASINRKVALALEDLAPANLKLDIIEIGELPLYNEDIDVSPPAAYSTFRQQVGAADALLFVTPEYNRSVPAPLKNAIDVGSRPYGQSCLSGKPGAVISASPGAIGGFGANHHLRQSLVFLDVPCMQQPEAYLSGAATAFDEAGNLSESVRPFLQKFIDAYGKWVEQHKKA